A window of Melospiza melodia melodia isolate bMelMel2 chromosome Z, bMelMel2.pri, whole genome shotgun sequence contains these coding sequences:
- the MACIR gene encoding macrophage immunometabolism regulator isoform X2 has product MEVDVTGESRTTLSTLSVPLAEVSSAARTEAEKPRCSSTPCSPLRRTVAGYQILHMDSNYLVGFTTGKELLKLAHKYIGSEENKGESGPNLGSRHLDSGLPRSSRLYKTRKIHC; this is encoded by the exons ATGGAAGTTGATGTGACTGGAGAGTCCAGAACTACCCTCTCCACCCTCTCTGTGCCTCTTGCAGAGGTGAGTTCTGCAGCCAGGACAGAAGCAGAAAAGCCACGCTGTTCCAGCACCCCCTGCTCACCATTGAGGCGGACAGTTGCAGGATATCAGATCCTTCACATGGATTCTAACTACCTGGTTGGCTTCACAACTGGAAAGGAACTGCTAAAATTAGCCCATAAGTATATTGGAAGTGAAGAGAATAAAGGAGAATCTGGTCCTAACTTGGGGTCCAGACATCTTGATTCAGGACTTCCACGTTCCTCGCGTTTGTACAAAACTAGAA AAATCCACTGTTGA
- the MACIR gene encoding macrophage immunometabolism regulator isoform X1: protein MEVDVTGESRTTLSTLSVPLAEVSSAARTEAEKPRCSSTPCSPLRRTVAGYQILHMDSNYLVGFTTGKELLKLAHKYIGSEENKGESGPNLGSRHLDSGLPRSSRLYKTRSKYFQPYEIPAVNGRKRRRMPSSGDKYNKALPYEPYKALHGPLPLCLLKGKRAHSKSLDYLNLDKMSIKEPADTEVLQYQLQHLTLRGDRMFSRNST from the coding sequence ATGGAAGTTGATGTGACTGGAGAGTCCAGAACTACCCTCTCCACCCTCTCTGTGCCTCTTGCAGAGGTGAGTTCTGCAGCCAGGACAGAAGCAGAAAAGCCACGCTGTTCCAGCACCCCCTGCTCACCATTGAGGCGGACAGTTGCAGGATATCAGATCCTTCACATGGATTCTAACTACCTGGTTGGCTTCACAACTGGAAAGGAACTGCTAAAATTAGCCCATAAGTATATTGGAAGTGAAGAGAATAAAGGAGAATCTGGTCCTAACTTGGGGTCCAGACATCTTGATTCAGGACTTCCACGTTCCTCGCGTTTGTACAAAACTAGAAGTAAGTACTTCCAGCCCTATGAGATCCCAGCAGTAAATGGAAGGAAGAGGAGACGGATGCCCAGCTCTGGGGATAAATACAATAAAGCTTTACCATATGAACCTTACAAAGCACTTCATGGTCCCCTGCCTCTCTGCCTTTTGAAAGGTAAAAGGGCTCATTCAAAATCCCTAGACTACCTCAATTTAGACAAAATGAGTATTAAGGAACCTGCTGACACAGAAGTGCTACAATACCAGCTCCAACACCTTACTCTTAGAGGGGATCGTATGTTTTCAAGGAATAGCACATGA